One Nitrosopumilus piranensis genomic region harbors:
- a CDS encoding J domain-containing protein, whose amino-acid sequence MVESNYDILGIVEGTSEKEIRDAFRRLALQYHSDRGGENEQFIKIKQAYEDLKIGKKYPETDIEKIKNSRVYSDESEADVRRKNQILGQQLSKEMKAAEEWAAAHNRANSTASRLFGSKTLGEIELERKANGALSIKGNFMAGSLTYDGPITMQGSITSPSWTKEYQTNIHLRKGDFKFVDPIENKYKIENGAKITVDNGNVVVGNIFGRKFRVEDPEGKVGVYKILEHRTEVSAPNGKIVAENVVNTVSLNADTVIVLNIEDDVIISAREILFYGDKFTYDSIIKLKEGGSIRFFENFSIQGLSGDAKIELENGKKIRLFDLKTKKIKDLADEFVSNKENYASDATMVGHGFTITYEMLDNLSKKPTKKQKSGWASRFGFKN is encoded by the coding sequence ATGGTTGAAAGTAATTATGATATTTTAGGAATTGTTGAAGGAACTAGTGAAAAAGAAATTCGTGATGCATTTAGAAGATTAGCTTTACAATATCATTCTGATCGTGGTGGAGAAAACGAGCAATTTATAAAAATTAAACAAGCATATGAAGATCTAAAAATTGGTAAAAAATATCCTGAAACAGACATTGAAAAAATAAAAAACTCAAGAGTATATTCTGATGAATCTGAGGCTGATGTAAGAAGGAAAAATCAGATTCTAGGACAACAATTGTCTAAAGAAATGAAAGCCGCTGAAGAATGGGCAGCAGCACATAACAGAGCAAATTCAACTGCTTCAAGACTGTTTGGATCAAAAACTCTTGGTGAAATTGAATTGGAAAGAAAAGCTAATGGTGCCTTGTCAATTAAAGGAAATTTCATGGCTGGTAGTTTAACATATGATGGCCCAATTACTATGCAGGGAAGTATTACCAGTCCATCCTGGACTAAGGAATATCAAACAAATATTCATCTTAGAAAAGGAGATTTCAAATTTGTTGATCCCATAGAAAACAAATACAAAATTGAAAACGGAGCAAAAATTACTGTTGATAATGGAAATGTTGTAGTAGGAAATATTTTTGGTAGAAAATTTAGAGTTGAGGATCCTGAGGGAAAAGTTGGTGTATATAAAATTCTAGAACACAGAACTGAAGTTTCTGCTCCAAATGGTAAAATTGTTGCTGAAAATGTAGTTAATACTGTATCGCTAAATGCTGACACAGTAATTGTTCTAAATATAGAAGATGATGTAATAATCTCTGCACGTGAAATTCTATTTTATGGAGACAAATTTACCTATGATTCAATTATAAAACTAAAAGAAGGTGGTTCAATTCGATTTTTTGAAAATTTTTCCATTCAAGGATTAAGCGGTGATGCAAAAATTGAATTAGAAAATGGTAAGAAAATCAGATTATTTGATCTTAAAACTAAAAAAATCAAAGATTTAGCTGACGAATTTGTATCTAACAAAGAAAATTATGCAAGTGATGCAACCATGGTTGGTCATGGATTTACCATCACATATGAAATGCTAGATAATCTCTCAAAAAAACCAACAAAAAAACAGAAATCAGGTTGGGCATCAAGATTTGGATTTAAAAACTAA
- a CDS encoding universal stress protein: MAKFAKILVPLDGSANATRGLDRAIEIAKGSGAEITGFYVFHLPLAAGIKYTQKMKDEAQKKAVKAIGPAMKKTQNAGAKFKYHTGGGHTGTEIVKYAQKGKFDMIVIGARGMGGAKEAFLGSTSNYVMHKTKIPVLVVK, from the coding sequence ATGGCAAAGTTTGCAAAAATTCTTGTTCCACTTGATGGTTCTGCAAACGCTACTCGTGGCTTAGACAGAGCAATTGAGATTGCAAAAGGAAGTGGTGCCGAAATTACTGGCTTCTATGTATTTCACTTGCCTCTTGCTGCAGGAATCAAATACACACAAAAAATGAAAGACGAGGCTCAAAAAAAGGCTGTAAAAGCCATTGGTCCTGCAATGAAAAAAACCCAAAATGCTGGTGCCAAATTCAAGTATCATACTGGCGGTGGCCATACTGGAACTGAGATTGTCAAATATGCTCAAAAAGGAAAATTTGACATGATTGTAATTGGTGCAAGGGGCATGGGTGGTGCAAAAGAAGCATTTCTTGGTAGCACATCAAATTATGTTATGCACAAAACCAAGATTCCTGTCTTAGTTGTGAAATAG
- a CDS encoding CBS domain-containing protein → MTIASISNKPISIIKNSTISDAIKMLLDTKISRLIVNDGGKHIGIITEKDIGLFLFSETTRRGLEEIPVTEIMNPIEFVEQDIIPENAAKIMIEKGISSLAIGEKQEVKAIVTKSDLVRYFVEKLSGKNKVVDFMTHDYEYTHTAAPLYKVVRKMLEKKISRIIVKNQQEEPVGVISFRDLFRISIELGSEDDFSGTNFDNVRRGFLSEEGFGDISLARDVMSKGLITIKFNEDLGKACNVLLENNVSGLVVLDGNNSIAGIISKSDVTKAIIT, encoded by the coding sequence TTGACAATTGCTTCAATTTCAAATAAACCGATCTCAATTATTAAAAATTCTACAATTTCTGATGCAATCAAAATGTTGCTAGACACAAAAATTAGCAGATTAATTGTTAATGATGGTGGAAAACATATTGGCATAATTACTGAAAAAGACATAGGGCTGTTTTTGTTTTCAGAAACAACAAGGAGAGGATTAGAAGAAATTCCAGTTACAGAGATTATGAATCCAATTGAATTTGTTGAACAAGATATTATTCCTGAAAATGCTGCAAAGATAATGATTGAAAAAGGTATTAGCTCATTAGCGATAGGAGAAAAACAAGAAGTAAAAGCAATTGTAACAAAAAGTGATCTTGTAAGATATTTTGTTGAAAAATTATCTGGAAAAAACAAAGTTGTTGATTTTATGACTCATGATTATGAATATACCCATACTGCCGCACCATTGTATAAGGTTGTAAGGAAGATGTTAGAAAAAAAGATCTCAAGGATTATTGTAAAAAATCAACAAGAAGAACCAGTAGGGGTAATTTCATTTAGAGATTTATTTAGAATATCAATTGAGCTTGGTAGTGAAGATGATTTTTCAGGCACAAATTTTGATAATGTTAGACGTGGATTTCTATCCGAAGAAGGATTTGGGGATATTTCATTAGCTAGAGATGTGATGAGTAAGGGACTAATCACTATCAAATTTAATGAAGATTTAGGAAAAGCTTGTAATGTATTATTAGAGAATAACGTTAGTGGTTTAGTTGTTCTTGATGGAAACAACAGTATTGCAGGAATAATTAGTAAAAGTGATGTAACTAAAGCAATAATAACATAA
- a CDS encoding VIT1/CCC1 transporter family protein, translating to MKWHFDDFVYGSIDGAVTTFAIVASVVGAGLSPGIILILGFANLFADGFSMAAANYQASKARNEFIQMKRKQEEWEIDNLEEQERDEIRDIYREKGFKDELLEEVVRIITSRRKVWLDTMMKEELGLIEDKKNPLDSSFSTFFGFNVIGLIPLIPFMIFIIVGVEANSEAFVYSIISVSIAFFMVGMIKGKIVKRSKVRSGTYTLIIGGTAAFVAYLVGYGLNSLIN from the coding sequence ATGAAGTGGCATTTTGATGATTTTGTTTATGGCTCTATTGATGGGGCAGTTACGACTTTTGCAATAGTTGCAAGTGTTGTAGGAGCTGGATTATCTCCCGGAATTATTTTGATTTTAGGATTTGCAAATTTGTTTGCAGATGGATTTTCAATGGCAGCAGCAAATTATCAGGCATCAAAAGCCAGAAATGAGTTTATTCAAATGAAAAGAAAACAAGAGGAATGGGAAATTGACAATTTAGAAGAGCAGGAAAGAGATGAGATCAGAGACATTTACAGAGAAAAAGGATTCAAAGATGAATTGTTAGAAGAAGTTGTAAGAATTATCACATCTAGAAGAAAAGTTTGGTTGGATACCATGATGAAGGAGGAGTTAGGGTTAATTGAAGACAAAAAGAATCCTTTAGATAGTTCTTTTAGTACATTTTTTGGGTTTAATGTAATTGGATTAATTCCATTAATACCATTTATGATCTTCATTATTGTCGGAGTTGAAGCAAATTCGGAGGCATTTGTATATTCCATCATTTCAGTAAGTATCGCATTTTTTATGGTAGGGATGATAAAAGGAAAAATTGTAAAAAGATCAAAAGTTCGTTCAGGAACCTATACGTTAATCATAGGTGGAACAGCAGCATTTGTTGCTTATTTGGTAGGATACGGATTAAATTCTCTGATAAATTAG
- a CDS encoding APC family permease, which produces MSELKRHMGLFHLTMYGVGLILGAGIYVLIGEAAGFAGNSMWVSFLLGAVVAIFAGLSYAELSALYPKAAAEYTFVKNAFKNNFFGFIIGWLTAITSIIVAATVSLGFGGYLTQFIDLPITIGAIFLIIILSVVNFIGIKESAWANTIFALVTAAGLVLIIFLGFSIEPVETINYFETPSGMTGIILAFVLIFFAFIGFEDMANVAEEVRRPQKTIPRAIVLSVVITGIIYVLVSLSAVRILNWEELALSSAPLADVAHAALGPNGSFTLSLIALFATASTVLITLVAGARILYGMAKSNSLPRFFARIHPKTNTPWIAVIGILVTSIGFAFVGDIVIIANIVVFAVVITFAAINLAVIVLRYTEPVLKRPFKVPVNIGKFPILPLFGFVTTVYMALQFEIEVVLVGLAIIGIGAILYFVLKRRNSFVESD; this is translated from the coding sequence ATGTCTGAACTAAAGCGACACATGGGACTTTTTCACCTTACCATGTATGGTGTAGGATTAATTCTAGGTGCAGGAATCTATGTCTTAATTGGAGAAGCTGCAGGATTTGCAGGTAATTCAATGTGGGTTTCTTTTTTGTTAGGTGCAGTTGTTGCAATTTTTGCAGGATTAAGTTATGCAGAGTTATCAGCTTTATACCCAAAAGCTGCTGCAGAATATACATTTGTAAAAAATGCATTCAAGAATAATTTTTTTGGTTTTATTATAGGATGGTTAACAGCAATTACATCAATTATAGTTGCTGCTACTGTTTCACTAGGATTTGGCGGATATCTAACTCAGTTTATTGATTTACCAATTACAATTGGAGCGATTTTTCTAATCATAATTTTATCGGTTGTAAATTTTATAGGAATAAAAGAATCTGCATGGGCAAATACTATTTTTGCATTGGTTACTGCAGCAGGACTTGTTCTTATTATTTTTCTTGGTTTTTCAATAGAACCAGTTGAAACAATTAATTATTTTGAAACACCAAGTGGCATGACAGGTATAATTCTAGCATTTGTTTTGATTTTCTTTGCATTTATTGGGTTTGAAGATATGGCAAATGTTGCAGAAGAGGTTCGGAGACCCCAAAAGACAATTCCGAGGGCTATAGTTTTATCAGTTGTAATTACTGGAATAATCTACGTACTAGTTTCCTTATCAGCAGTACGAATTCTAAATTGGGAAGAGTTAGCATTATCATCTGCACCATTAGCTGATGTAGCTCATGCTGCTTTGGGCCCAAATGGTAGTTTTACTTTATCTCTAATTGCTCTTTTTGCAACTGCAAGTACTGTTCTAATTACACTAGTTGCAGGTGCCAGAATCCTGTATGGAATGGCAAAAAGTAACTCATTGCCACGATTTTTTGCCAGAATTCATCCCAAAACAAATACACCATGGATTGCAGTAATAGGAATTTTAGTCACATCAATTGGTTTTGCCTTTGTTGGAGATATTGTAATTATAGCAAATATTGTAGTTTTTGCAGTAGTCATTACATTTGCAGCAATTAATTTGGCAGTAATTGTTCTACGATATACAGAACCAGTACTAAAAAGACCATTCAAAGTTCCAGTCAATATTGGTAAATTTCCAATTTTACCATTATTTGGATTTGTAACTACTGTTTACATGGCATTACAATTTGAAATTGAGGTTGTTCTTGTAGGATTAGCCATTATAGGAATTGGAGCAATTTTGTATTTTGTTTTAAAAAGAAGAAATAGTTTTGTAGAGTCAGATTAG
- the glnA gene encoding type I glutamate--ammonia ligase, protein MNADQVLQTIKDEKISFIDFWFVDIFGELHNVGMPSYAIDKNSFVNGLEKLDASSIVGFKSVNNSDMILMPDPTSFKILPSDYDPGNRKNARIFCDLYDGSTDESSRYNRDSRGIAYKASKKLKEFGFTHTNWGPEIEFFVFDTINVYPSPYAATHSYGGSGYSIESKESPWAKGNVSTAIDIKEGYYPSQPKDTLEGFRKDVCDDLYNYFGIRIEAEHHEVATSGQCEINLEYDEMIQMADHVIGVKNLVKVKAKRKNKVATFMPKPIFGDNASAMHTHQSLWNGKSNVMYDKDDEQAQMSQTGRYYIGGILSHASALCAISNPTTNSYKRLVPGFEAPVNVCWGLGNRSAAIRVPMYNRNQEKSKRLEYRVPDPTANIYLLEAALLLAGLDGIKNKIDPGDPIEENVYKLSPEKKREYKIGSLPVSLKGALDSLSSDSKFLEDVFTKDFLDVYSELKYKEYVAFAQTPTAWEVSMYADA, encoded by the coding sequence TTGAACGCAGATCAAGTATTACAAACTATCAAAGATGAAAAAATTTCATTTATTGATTTTTGGTTTGTTGATATTTTTGGTGAACTGCATAATGTTGGAATGCCGAGCTATGCAATTGATAAAAATAGCTTTGTAAACGGTCTTGAAAAATTAGATGCAAGCTCAATTGTTGGATTCAAATCTGTAAATAATTCTGATATGATTTTAATGCCTGATCCCACTTCATTTAAAATTCTTCCATCTGATTATGATCCTGGAAATAGAAAAAATGCTAGAATATTTTGTGATTTGTATGATGGAAGTACAGATGAAAGCTCAAGATACAATAGGGATTCAAGAGGTATTGCATACAAGGCATCAAAGAAACTCAAAGAGTTTGGATTTACCCATACAAATTGGGGTCCAGAAATAGAATTTTTTGTATTCGATACTATCAATGTTTACCCATCTCCATATGCTGCAACACATTCGTATGGAGGCTCTGGTTATTCTATTGAATCTAAAGAATCTCCATGGGCTAAAGGAAATGTAAGTACTGCTATAGATATCAAAGAAGGATACTATCCATCTCAACCTAAGGATACTCTTGAGGGATTTAGAAAAGATGTATGTGATGATTTGTATAACTATTTTGGAATTAGGATAGAGGCTGAACATCATGAAGTTGCAACTTCTGGTCAATGTGAAATTAATCTTGAATATGATGAAATGATTCAGATGGCTGATCATGTGATTGGAGTGAAAAATTTAGTTAAAGTAAAAGCTAAACGAAAAAATAAGGTTGCAACATTTATGCCAAAACCAATTTTTGGTGATAATGCATCAGCTATGCATACTCACCAAAGCTTGTGGAATGGCAAATCAAATGTAATGTATGATAAAGATGATGAACAAGCACAAATGAGTCAGACTGGAAGATATTACATTGGAGGAATTTTGAGTCATGCATCAGCATTATGTGCAATTTCAAATCCTACAACAAATTCATACAAACGTCTAGTTCCTGGATTTGAGGCACCAGTCAATGTTTGTTGGGGATTGGGTAATAGATCAGCTGCAATAAGGGTTCCAATGTATAATCGAAACCAAGAAAAAAGTAAGAGGCTTGAATACAGAGTTCCTGATCCTACTGCAAACATCTATCTTCTAGAAGCTGCATTATTGCTTGCAGGCTTGGATGGAATTAAAAATAAAATTGATCCTGGTGATCCAATTGAAGAAAATGTCTACAAACTCTCTCCAGAAAAGAAAAGAGAATACAAAATTGGTTCATTACCTGTCTCATTAAAGGGAGCTCTTGATTCTTTGTCATCTGATTCAAAATTCCTTGAAGATGTTTTCACAAAAGATTTTCTTGATGTCTATTCTGAATTAAAATACAAAGAATATGTTGCATTTGCCCAAACTCCTACTGCATGGGAAGTTTCAATGTATGCTGATGCCTGA
- a CDS encoding KamA family radical SAM protein, whose product MTYQESVWDESPSLKSYTLSNFRTLPQIEKLSEETRFEMEVVGNVLPFKANNYVVEQLIDWDNVPTDPMYVLTFPQKGMLKPEHYSKMENALKNNSDKKEIANIANEIRLQLNPHPAGQMELNVPTLKDGTKLYGMQHKYKETCLFFPSQSQTCHAYCSFCFRWPQFVGMDEMKFAMQEGEQLVQYVSEHPEISDVLFTGGDPMIMKAKMFSKYVDALIESKLPNLKTIRIGTKALSYWPYKFLTDSDSEEMLDVFRKITDSGLHLAFMAHFNHLNELSTDAVKSAIKAVRDTGAQIRTQSPLLAHINDDAKMWAKMWTKQVQLGCIPYYMFVVRDTGAQHYFGIPLVRAYEIFSQAYSSVSGLGRTVRGPSMSATPGKVQVVGTTEFNGQKLLVLRFLQGRNPDWVKESFFAKYDENAIWLDDLKPAFGEKFFFEDELNAIKASKSS is encoded by the coding sequence GTGACCTATCAAGAATCTGTTTGGGATGAATCGCCCTCGCTAAAATCATACACACTATCTAATTTTCGTACTCTCCCACAAATTGAAAAACTTTCTGAAGAAACTCGATTTGAAATGGAAGTAGTAGGAAATGTTTTACCATTTAAGGCAAACAACTATGTTGTTGAGCAATTAATTGATTGGGATAATGTTCCTACTGATCCAATGTATGTACTAACATTTCCTCAAAAAGGTATGCTAAAACCTGAACATTATTCAAAAATGGAAAATGCATTAAAAAATAATTCTGATAAAAAAGAAATTGCAAATATCGCTAACGAAATTCGTTTACAACTTAATCCTCATCCTGCAGGACAAATGGAACTAAATGTTCCAACTCTAAAAGATGGAACAAAGTTGTATGGTATGCAACATAAATACAAAGAAACTTGTTTGTTCTTCCCAAGTCAAAGTCAAACTTGTCATGCGTACTGTAGTTTTTGTTTTAGATGGCCACAATTTGTTGGTATGGATGAAATGAAATTTGCTATGCAAGAAGGAGAGCAACTTGTTCAATATGTTTCAGAGCATCCAGAGATTTCAGATGTTCTCTTTACTGGTGGTGATCCAATGATTATGAAAGCAAAGATGTTTTCAAAATATGTGGATGCTTTAATCGAATCAAAACTACCAAATCTTAAAACAATTAGAATTGGAACAAAAGCTCTTTCTTATTGGCCTTACAAATTCTTGACTGATTCTGATTCTGAAGAAATGTTAGATGTTTTTAGAAAGATTACTGATAGTGGATTACATCTTGCATTTATGGCACACTTTAATCATCTAAACGAACTATCAACTGATGCTGTAAAATCTGCAATTAAAGCGGTAAGAGACACAGGCGCTCAGATCAGAACACAATCTCCACTTTTAGCTCATATCAATGATGATGCAAAAATGTGGGCAAAAATGTGGACTAAACAAGTTCAGTTAGGCTGTATACCATACTACATGTTTGTAGTAAGAGATACAGGAGCTCAACATTACTTTGGAATTCCACTTGTTAGAGCATATGAAATTTTCAGTCAAGCATATTCTTCTGTTAGTGGACTAGGAAGAACTGTTCGTGGACCTAGCATGTCAGCAACTCCTGGAAAAGTTCAAGTTGTTGGAACTACGGAATTTAATGGTCAAAAATTACTGGTTTTGAGATTTTTACAAGGACGAAACCCAGATTGGGTTAAAGAGTCATTTTTTGCAAAATATGATGAAAATGCAATTTGGTTAGATGATCTAAAACCTGCATTTGGTGAAAAATTCTTCTTTGAAGATGAATTAAATGCCATCAAAGCATCAAAAAGCAGTTAA
- a CDS encoding mechanosensitive ion channel family protein — translation MAEEIIDAVAGQTNEFQSVTELIASSEALQAAFFVLIVGIIAIVSVYRVFSKWVRSQKFYYVRPHLSRFIQVGVLPFFAIILITTMNFYIQSFDIFEEAKIELEEVIQDAEESIESIDRLSPAETFAKILNSINILVIGYSIAHLIPIALNKRQKSTEEKEDFEAWKEMRGFKDDDGDLFHKLFRWVPPVNTPEDISEEDFKKHLETDEGRKFLEEFRTTKGLPIGSYEELVKNPFEEWKEAERKKYQDYFKKCVSGHNQSGKKLKTGQEDEEIYPIDTWREEKRLNGYDPIIPGGRPPGYATRKRKNLPKSISQILPLGIFVAVIVGIISWWGVDLIVLATATGGLAIGIGLALQETMQNYFAYILIRKDKIFSEGERILLDTGYNGYVHKITPRVTYIRNALNESFAVIPTRQLVNSQIINYSKEIKMVPAIVEVGVSYLNDPKQVAAILVKVGKRGMKEIVDDKQRHLVVQLRCPYLDENKPSCGCDKDIHVDIAQPVVRFNQFNDSSLDFSLWLYVRDYGAQFKAKTEMRMIMYEEFKKYDIRIPWPIRTVYQGDEKREQEEIDRLTEQRKGVIDEYGVGDIGRGSGED, via the coding sequence ATGGCTGAAGAGATTATTGATGCAGTTGCAGGGCAAACTAATGAATTTCAGAGTGTAACTGAATTAATTGCGTCTTCTGAGGCTCTTCAAGCAGCATTTTTTGTGTTAATTGTTGGAATTATAGCAATTGTTTCAGTTTATCGCGTTTTTTCAAAATGGGTAAGATCTCAAAAATTTTACTATGTCAGACCACATCTTTCTAGATTTATTCAAGTAGGAGTATTACCATTTTTTGCTATAATTCTAATTACAACTATGAATTTCTATATACAGTCTTTTGATATTTTTGAAGAAGCAAAGATAGAGTTAGAAGAGGTTATCCAAGATGCAGAAGAATCAATAGAAAGTATTGATAGATTAAGTCCTGCAGAGACATTTGCGAAAATACTTAACAGCATTAACATTTTGGTAATAGGCTATTCAATAGCTCATCTGATTCCAATAGCACTTAACAAACGACAAAAATCAACTGAAGAAAAAGAAGATTTTGAAGCATGGAAAGAGATGAGAGGATTCAAAGATGATGATGGAGATTTATTTCATAAACTTTTCAGATGGGTTCCACCTGTAAATACTCCTGAAGATATTTCTGAAGAAGATTTTAAAAAACACTTAGAAACTGATGAGGGGAGAAAATTTCTTGAAGAGTTTAGGACAACTAAAGGATTGCCTATTGGGAGTTATGAAGAACTTGTAAAAAATCCATTTGAAGAATGGAAAGAAGCTGAAAGAAAAAAATATCAAGATTACTTTAAGAAATGCGTTTCAGGACATAATCAATCAGGGAAAAAACTAAAAACTGGACAAGAAGATGAAGAAATTTATCCTATAGACACATGGAGAGAAGAAAAAAGACTAAACGGATATGATCCAATTATTCCAGGTGGAAGACCTCCTGGATATGCAACAAGAAAGAGAAAAAATCTTCCAAAATCAATTTCACAGATTTTACCTCTAGGGATTTTTGTTGCCGTAATTGTTGGCATTATTAGTTGGTGGGGAGTAGATCTTATTGTACTTGCTACTGCCACAGGAGGACTAGCAATTGGAATTGGTTTAGCATTGCAAGAAACAATGCAGAACTATTTTGCATATATTTTGATTCGCAAAGATAAGATATTTTCTGAAGGAGAGAGAATATTGTTAGATACAGGATATAATGGGTATGTCCACAAAATTACGCCTAGAGTAACCTATATCAGAAATGCACTAAACGAATCTTTTGCAGTAATTCCCACAAGACAATTAGTAAATTCTCAGATTATCAACTATTCAAAAGAGATCAAGATGGTACCTGCAATAGTAGAAGTAGGTGTTTCATATCTTAATGATCCTAAACAAGTTGCAGCAATTCTTGTTAAAGTTGGAAAGCGCGGGATGAAAGAGATAGTAGATGATAAACAAAGACACCTCGTTGTACAATTAAGATGTCCATATCTCGATGAAAACAAACCAAGTTGTGGATGTGATAAGGATATTCATGTAGATATAGCTCAGCCAGTTGTAAGATTTAATCAATTCAATGATTCATCATTAGATTTTTCATTATGGCTTTATGTAAGAGATTATGGGGCTCAATTCAAGGCTAAAACTGAAATGAGAATGATCATGTATGAAGAATTCAAAAAATATGATATTAGAATTCCATGGCCAATTAGAACTGTATATCAAGGAGATGAAAAACGTGAACAAGAGGAAATTGATAGGCTTACAGAACAAAGAAAGGGAGTTATTGATGAATATGGTGTTGGTGATATTGGTCGCGGCAGTGGAGAAGACTAA
- a CDS encoding ribose-phosphate diphosphokinase, producing MTKLSVICGKASEDLGGKLAKKVNANLVKSDVRVFPDGESKITLKGNISKIKSVVVQSFYPPVDTNLIQALSMISKVKETSSEVIAVIPYMGYARQDREFLPGEVITMKVLAKLFKGAGASKIIAVDIHSLIGLKHFTIKTKNISAIPDLAIYFKKLSLKNPLIVSPDQGGKERAKEFAKQMEIDYIALDKKRDRKTGKVEIKTKKVDVVGRDLILVDDMISTGGSIINATKFLKKEKCGRVFVACTHALLMNDAGKKIKKSGVTKIVSTNTIPGKTSIVDVSNTIAKAIV from the coding sequence TTGACAAAATTATCAGTAATATGTGGAAAAGCATCAGAAGATTTGGGGGGAAAATTAGCAAAAAAAGTAAATGCAAATCTAGTGAAATCAGACGTAAGAGTTTTTCCTGATGGAGAGAGCAAGATCACATTGAAAGGAAACATATCAAAAATAAAATCAGTTGTAGTACAATCATTTTATCCACCCGTTGATACCAATCTAATTCAAGCATTATCAATGATTTCAAAAGTTAAAGAAACATCATCTGAAGTGATTGCTGTGATTCCATATATGGGATATGCAAGACAAGATAGAGAATTTTTGCCAGGTGAAGTAATCACAATGAAGGTTTTAGCAAAATTATTCAAAGGTGCAGGAGCATCAAAAATTATTGCAGTAGACATTCACAGTCTAATTGGGCTTAAACATTTTACGATAAAAACAAAAAATATCTCAGCAATTCCAGATTTAGCCATATATTTTAAGAAATTGAGCCTAAAAAATCCATTAATTGTTTCGCCTGATCAAGGTGGAAAAGAGAGAGCAAAAGAATTTGCAAAACAGATGGAAATAGACTACATTGCTCTAGATAAAAAGAGAGATAGAAAAACAGGAAAAGTAGAGATTAAAACTAAAAAGGTAGATGTAGTTGGAAGAGATCTAATTTTAGTTGATGACATGATAAGTACAGGTGGCAGTATAATTAATGCAACAAAATTTCTGAAAAAAGAAAAGTGTGGCAGAGTATTTGTTGCATGTACTCATGCTCTTTTAATGAATGATGCTGGAAAAAAAATAAAAAAATCAGGAGTCACTAAGATTGTAAGTACAAATACAATTCCTGGAAAAACATCAATAGTTGATGTATCAAATACAATTGCAAAGGCAATAGTATAA
- a CDS encoding TRM11 family SAM-dependent methyltransferase: protein MPESFFVLSKDQLEIAIDEIIAIAKTFDRFSKVKVISNLVVIQSKTNWYEISKRASFVKVSGQILRKMSGLFLDEENFEILKNAKTFVCRIINLSSNQFNIPELENSMGDMISKFSNAKVKLENPDITVYLIFTKKENFFGFSKRFKEKKRPRKAITQPHELDWKLTRAMINLIGLKEGETVCDPFCGTGTTLLEAESMGIHAIGLDFDKKMVEITKKNLKENGYKSQVIHSDFQEIKNISEKFDGVVTDFPYGKTSKTSEKPEEIIKKFVAIMPKRKKMAIMYKKEFGDNLKLRGLKKYQIYRHKSLTRTILIK, encoded by the coding sequence ATGCCAGAAAGTTTTTTTGTATTATCTAAAGATCAATTAGAAATTGCAATAGATGAAATTATTGCAATAGCTAAAACTTTTGATAGATTTTCTAAAGTTAAAGTTATTTCTAATTTAGTAGTAATTCAATCAAAAACTAACTGGTATGAAATTTCAAAACGAGCATCATTTGTTAAAGTATCAGGGCAAATATTACGAAAAATGTCAGGACTATTCTTAGATGAAGAAAATTTTGAAATATTAAAAAATGCCAAAACTTTTGTTTGTAGAATTATTAACCTGTCTTCAAATCAGTTCAATATTCCAGAATTAGAGAATTCTATGGGAGATATGATATCAAAATTCTCTAACGCTAAAGTCAAACTTGAAAATCCAGATATTACAGTATACCTAATTTTTACTAAAAAAGAGAACTTTTTTGGATTCTCAAAAAGATTCAAAGAAAAAAAGAGGCCAAGAAAAGCAATAACTCAACCACATGAATTAGACTGGAAATTGACAAGGGCAATGATTAATCTAATTGGGTTAAAAGAAGGAGAAACTGTATGTGATCCGTTTTGTGGAACAGGTACAACGCTTTTAGAAGCAGAATCGATGGGAATTCATGCAATTGGATTAGATTTTGATAAGAAGATGGTAGAAATTACTAAAAAAAATCTTAAAGAAAATGGATACAAATCACAAGTAATTCATTCAGATTTTCAAGAAATCAAGAACATATCTGAAAAATTTGATGGTGTTGTTACTGATTTTCCATACGGAAAAACATCAAAAACATCAGAAAAACCTGAAGAAATTATAAAGAAATTTGTGGCTATAATGCCAAAAAGAAAGAAGATGGCTATTATGTACAAAAAAGAATTTGGAGACAATCTGAAACTAAGAGGATTAAAAAAATATCAGATCTATAGGCATAAAAGCTTGACAAGGACAATTTTGATTAAATGA